The Clostridium sporogenes genome contains a region encoding:
- a CDS encoding AAA domain-containing protein, translating to MKCAEKIKNIFYYLLRIKRMNKCSSDIRTYEAIYTKKDILNNRYCDINRDREDNVIIKISKEAGNIYDRIYKQYLDESRGEHEIIIGQAILALKKNKNIMHPMITSKVKVDLLDEEKVLCLKIPKNIKLEMEICDSLNKNLFKKIMAKKNIWEKEKIDIMNYDDIKIKIESLLNNDYSEVVFKDVDDLNKIQLTQEPIIYDYPILIIRKIDNSLWSREVESIVEEIDKGYDIPKTIEALVEEREIEDDYIHKDQWKECKDDILFPLDANEEQISIAKKICENEAILVQGPPGTGKSHTIANLICHFLAHGKKVLVTSETSRALRVLINKIPEDIKPLCVNLLDDSNGEYELEQCIKNISDNLCKNPSEIIDDIYILNNERKECKRNQEVLYNKLKEIEFMENKKIHCGGNYYRLIHIGSWLKENEYKYGWIKDNIRYEDIKPVNGEQFNKLIEILKNNGKEYINNINELIFICNKVPSYKEVENKLDRMIYLESNLNFYKNKIKGWYIPAECKCNYDILSDFLYNCIEEMKIIREEPILGKMFELYYSSEVFRDSINNFILNLNSSKEKLIKIRANINQYSIEIKEIKDMDMFIKDYEKVYSKIKGRKKISKIFKAINSKYDYIFKNCYINGENIKSIEQLNIINDYIEERKIYNFLNRLWENIINSYIQEDFNYNIDNLISIERITNNLDTIINWNREYRDKIIKLLGRIRIPININWYEINTYEHFIQCIECIKAINEYNDLKAFMEIIKKQVRNFESLNSIIKGIDKENIDYIKEAYSYIEKIMSMKSDIDEINYVYKKLEESCPRTLEFILGNYKKDYKFNNWENAWKWAQYNNLFKKLEKIDEKKLQGQLIEEKNKEKQIINQIISKKAWKNIILNINEEQKRSLFSWVQAVKRIGKGRGKFVLQYSNIAKEEMEKCKSIIPVWIMPLEKVIENIKPSKDQFDVVIFDESSQSNIFAISALMRAKKAIIVGDDKQISPEVVGMDQGMINNFIDKYLDGIPHNQWFDLQTSLYDTALRTFKDRIMLKEHFRSVPEIVQFSNKLCYGDLIVPLRYPKIRESFNSPIKCIKVEDGYREKTKQININEAEALVNKLLECCRDSKYNGMTMGVISLLGVAQSEFIENLLKNNLSKEEIKRRKLVCGDAYSFQGDERDIIFLSMVVGDNMKYTALTKETDIKRFNVAVSRARNQIFLFYSIDYKNINNNCVRYKLIDYCNNYKNYKSKLPNINYVMQTKFQKDIYNNIRDLKGDIKSNIKLGKYIIDFILEGKHNRIAIICDDGNLYKNNNVEKVLDLEMDLTRLGWAFYKIRGSKFYRNPEVEIEKLNKFLMESGLYKDDPKEILKNNLLVV from the coding sequence ATGAAGTGTGCAGAAAAGATAAAAAATATATTTTATTATCTTTTAAGAATAAAAAGAATGAATAAATGCTCAAGTGATATCAGAACATATGAAGCTATATATACTAAAAAGGATATACTTAATAATCGTTATTGTGATATAAATAGAGATAGAGAAGACAATGTAATTATAAAAATATCTAAAGAAGCAGGAAATATATATGATAGAATTTATAAACAGTACTTAGATGAAAGTAGAGGAGAACATGAAATAATAATAGGACAAGCTATTTTAGCATTAAAGAAAAATAAAAATATAATGCATCCAATGATAACTTCAAAAGTTAAAGTAGATCTTTTAGATGAAGAAAAGGTATTGTGTTTAAAGATTCCTAAAAATATAAAATTAGAAATGGAAATTTGTGATTCTTTAAATAAAAATTTATTTAAAAAAATAATGGCTAAAAAAAATATTTGGGAAAAAGAAAAAATAGACATCATGAATTATGATGATATTAAAATAAAGATAGAATCATTACTAAATAATGATTATTCAGAAGTTGTATTTAAAGATGTAGATGATTTAAATAAAATACAATTAACACAAGAACCTATTATATATGATTACCCAATACTTATAATAAGAAAAATAGATAATAGTTTGTGGAGTAGAGAAGTTGAATCAATTGTAGAAGAAATAGATAAAGGTTATGATATACCTAAAACCATTGAGGCCTTGGTGGAGGAAAGGGAAATAGAGGATGATTATATTCATAAAGATCAATGGAAGGAATGTAAAGATGATATATTATTTCCTTTAGATGCTAATGAGGAACAAATTTCTATAGCAAAGAAAATTTGTGAAAATGAAGCTATATTAGTTCAAGGACCGCCAGGTACAGGGAAAAGTCATACTATAGCAAATCTTATATGCCATTTTTTAGCTCATGGTAAAAAGGTATTGGTTACTAGTGAAACCAGTAGGGCATTAAGAGTATTAATAAATAAAATACCTGAAGATATAAAACCTTTATGTGTAAATTTATTAGATGATAGTAATGGAGAGTATGAGTTAGAACAATGTATTAAAAATATATCTGATAATTTATGCAAAAATCCAAGTGAGATAATAGATGATATATATATTTTAAATAATGAAAGAAAAGAATGTAAGAGAAATCAAGAGGTTTTATATAATAAATTAAAAGAAATTGAATTTATGGAAAATAAAAAAATACATTGTGGAGGAAATTATTATAGATTAATTCATATAGGATCATGGCTAAAGGAAAATGAATATAAATATGGTTGGATAAAGGATAATATAAGATATGAAGATATAAAACCAGTTAATGGAGAACAATTTAATAAATTAATAGAAATATTAAAAAATAACGGGAAAGAATATATAAATAATATTAATGAATTGATTTTTATATGTAATAAGGTACCCTCATATAAGGAAGTCGAAAATAAATTAGATAGAATGATATATTTAGAAAGTAATTTAAATTTTTATAAAAATAAAATAAAGGGATGGTATATACCTGCAGAATGTAAATGCAATTATGACATTTTGTCAGATTTTTTATATAATTGCATTGAAGAAATGAAGATCATAAGAGAGGAACCTATCCTAGGAAAAATGTTCGAATTATATTATTCAAGTGAAGTTTTTAGAGATTCAATAAATAATTTTATACTTAATTTAAATAGTTCAAAAGAGAAACTAATAAAAATAAGAGCAAATATAAATCAATATTCTATCGAGATAAAAGAAATAAAAGATATGGATATGTTTATAAAGGATTATGAAAAAGTATATTCAAAAATTAAGGGAAGAAAGAAAATTAGTAAAATATTTAAAGCCATTAATAGTAAATATGATTATATTTTTAAAAATTGTTATATAAATGGAGAAAATATAAAAAGTATCGAACAATTAAACATTATAAATGACTATATAGAAGAAAGAAAAATATATAATTTTTTAAATAGGCTATGGGAAAATATAATAAATAGTTATATACAAGAAGATTTTAATTATAATATAGATAATTTAATTTCAATAGAACGTATAACTAATAATTTAGATACCATAATAAATTGGAATAGGGAATATAGGGATAAAATAATAAAACTATTAGGAAGAATAAGAATACCCATTAATATAAATTGGTATGAAATAAACACATATGAACATTTTATACAGTGTATAGAATGTATAAAAGCAATAAATGAGTATAATGATTTAAAAGCTTTTATGGAAATAATAAAAAAACAGGTTAGAAATTTTGAAAGTTTAAATTCTATAATAAAGGGTATAGATAAAGAAAATATAGATTATATAAAAGAAGCTTATAGTTATATAGAAAAAATTATGTCAATGAAATCGGATATAGATGAAATAAATTATGTGTATAAAAAGCTGGAAGAAAGTTGTCCTAGAACATTAGAATTTATATTGGGAAACTATAAAAAGGATTATAAATTTAATAATTGGGAAAATGCATGGAAATGGGCACAATATAATAATTTATTTAAAAAATTAGAAAAGATAGATGAAAAGAAGTTGCAAGGGCAATTGATAGAGGAAAAAAATAAAGAAAAGCAAATAATAAATCAAATAATTAGCAAAAAGGCATGGAAGAATATAATATTAAATATTAATGAAGAGCAAAAAAGAAGCCTATTTTCATGGGTGCAAGCTGTTAAACGAATTGGAAAGGGAAGAGGGAAGTTTGTATTACAGTATAGTAATATAGCAAAAGAAGAAATGGAAAAATGTAAGTCTATAATTCCAGTTTGGATTATGCCTTTAGAAAAGGTAATAGAGAATATAAAACCATCTAAAGACCAGTTTGATGTAGTAATATTTGATGAAAGTAGTCAAAGTAATATATTTGCAATATCTGCACTAATGAGAGCTAAGAAGGCAATAATAGTTGGAGATGACAAACAGATTAGTCCAGAAGTAGTGGGGATGGATCAAGGTATGATAAATAATTTTATTGACAAATATCTTGATGGTATACCTCATAATCAATGGTTTGATTTACAGACAAGTTTATATGATACAGCTCTTAGAACTTTTAAAGATAGGATAATGCTCAAGGAGCATTTTCGATCTGTGCCAGAAATAGTTCAGTTTAGTAATAAACTTTGTTACGGAGACTTAATAGTACCTCTTAGATATCCAAAAATAAGAGAGTCGTTCAATTCACCTATTAAATGTATAAAAGTTGAAGATGGATATAGAGAAAAAACTAAGCAAATAAATATTAATGAGGCGGAAGCACTAGTAAATAAATTACTGGAATGTTGTAGAGATAGTAAATATAATGGAATGACAATGGGAGTTATATCTTTATTGGGAGTTGCCCAGAGTGAATTTATAGAAAATTTATTAAAAAATAATTTAAGTAAAGAAGAAATAAAAAGAAGAAAATTAGTTTGTGGGGATGCCTATTCTTTTCAAGGCGATGAAAGGGATATAATATTTTTATCTATGGTAGTTGGAGATAATATGAAATATACTGCATTGACAAAGGAAACGGATATAAAAAGATTTAATGTAGCAGTAAGCAGAGCTAGAAATCAAATATTCCTTTTTTACTCCATAGATTACAAAAATATAAATAATAATTGTGTAAGATATAAGCTAATAGATTACTGCAATAATTATAAAAATTATAAAAGCAAATTACCCAATATAAATTATGTTATGCAAACTAAATTTCAAAAGGATATATATAACAATATTAGGGATTTAAAGGGTGATATAAAATCAAATATTAAATTAGGAAAGTATATTATAGATTTTATACTAGAAGGTAAACATAATAGAATAGCTATAATATGTGATGATGGGAATTTATATAAAAATAACAATGTAGAGAAAGTTTTAGATTTGGAAATGGATTTAACTAGATTAGGATGGGCTTTTTATAAAATAAGAGGTAGTAAATTTTATAGAAATCCAGAAGTGGAAATTGAAAAACTCAATAAATTCTTAATGGAAAGTGGATTATATAAAGACGATCCTAAAGAAATATTAAAAAATAATTTGTTAGTAGTTTAA
- a CDS encoding LacI family DNA-binding transcriptional regulator — protein sequence MAVSIKDVAKEAQVSIATVSRVLNNIDVVNEDTKKKVLDAIDKLGYRPNIVARSLKTQKSKTIGIIIPDISNQFYPEIVRGAEDVANIYDYNIMLCNTDLDPEKEMEYLRVLREKMADGVLYMSNSLEKNILELIESLQLPVVLVETKDSEEKLPSVTIDNLKASLDATEYLINKGNKNIAYIGLHEDMANAAALRYEGYKLALRKNNIEENKNLVYLDGMKVRDGYEGINKILEKEKIDAIFCADDEIAMGAINALRDKNIKVPDDIDVMGFNNIYSSNVFYPKLTTIGQPMYDMGSVGMRMLIKIINKEELEKDNYVLQHKIVERDSCKK from the coding sequence ATGGCGGTTTCCATTAAAGATGTAGCTAAAGAGGCACAGGTTTCCATAGCTACTGTTTCAAGAGTACTAAATAATATAGATGTTGTAAATGAAGATACTAAAAAGAAGGTATTAGATGCAATAGACAAATTAGGTTATAGACCCAATATAGTAGCTAGAAGTCTAAAAACACAAAAATCTAAAACTATAGGTATAATAATACCAGATATATCAAATCAATTTTATCCAGAAATAGTAAGGGGAGCTGAAGATGTAGCTAACATATATGATTATAATATCATGTTGTGTAATACAGATTTAGATCCAGAAAAAGAAATGGAATACCTAAGAGTTTTAAGAGAAAAAATGGCAGATGGTGTTTTATATATGAGTAATTCTTTAGAAAAAAATATATTAGAACTAATTGAAAGTTTACAATTGCCAGTGGTTTTAGTAGAAACAAAAGACAGTGAAGAAAAGCTACCAAGCGTAACTATAGATAATTTAAAAGCATCTTTAGATGCTACAGAATATTTAATTAATAAAGGTAATAAGAATATAGCTTACATAGGATTGCATGAAGATATGGCAAACGCAGCAGCTTTAAGATATGAAGGATATAAATTAGCATTAAGAAAAAATAATATTGAAGAAAATAAAAACTTAGTTTATTTAGATGGCATGAAAGTTAGAGATGGTTATGAAGGTATAAATAAAATATTAGAAAAGGAAAAAATAGATGCTATTTTCTGTGCTGATGATGAAATAGCTATGGGGGCAATAAATGCGTTAAGGGATAAAAATATAAAAGTTCCTGATGATATAGATGTTATGGGATTTAACAATATATATTCCTCTAATGTTTTTTATCCTAAATTAACGACTATAGGGCAGCCAATGTATGATATGGGTTCTGTAGGAATGAGAATGCTTATAAAAATAATAAATAAAGAAGAATTAGAGAAGGATAATTATGTATTACAGCATAAAATAGTAGAAAGAGATTCCTGTAAAAAATAG
- a CDS encoding mannose-1-phosphate guanylyltransferase: MLYALILAGGKGTRLYPLSRSENPKQFLKVINNKSFLRATVDRIKPLVNNDNIYIVTNEEYMDKIYKELPEIKKENIFAEPYNRETATCIGLSAVKLLKKDKDASMIVLPSDHYIENEKEFTDVIRQGVDIVEKRRGLVTIGIKPLRPETGYGYIKMGHKVNSQSFTYKVERFLEKPNLEIARDLVSSEEYLWNSGMFIWRADVYLREMEKYLPKIYKSMMRIYTNIDTEKEQKVIREEYEIIEGISVDFGIMQKTRKAYVIKSNFKWDDMGSFTALSRFLNSCRNNSICGNSYLKESENCSVIAKDKLVIGFGIKDLVIVDGGDVLLIMDKYKDQEIKHLVQELKENESLKKYI, translated from the coding sequence GTGTTATATGCATTAATACTTGCAGGTGGAAAAGGAACAAGGCTATACCCATTATCACGATCAGAAAACCCAAAGCAGTTTTTAAAGGTAATAAATAATAAAAGTTTTTTAAGGGCAACCGTAGATAGAATAAAACCATTAGTAAATAATGATAATATATATATAGTAACTAATGAAGAATATATGGACAAAATATACAAAGAATTACCAGAAATAAAAAAGGAAAATATATTTGCAGAACCATATAATAGAGAAACTGCTACCTGTATAGGTCTCTCAGCGGTAAAACTTTTAAAAAAAGATAAAGATGCATCTATGATAGTGTTACCTTCAGATCATTATATAGAAAATGAAAAAGAATTTACTGATGTGATAAGGCAGGGTGTAGATATAGTAGAAAAAAGAAGGGGATTAGTAACTATAGGTATAAAGCCTTTAAGACCAGAAACCGGATACGGATATATAAAAATGGGTCATAAGGTAAATAGCCAAAGCTTTACTTATAAAGTAGAAAGATTCTTAGAAAAGCCTAATTTAGAAATAGCAAGAGATTTAGTATCTAGTGAAGAATATTTATGGAATAGTGGAATGTTTATCTGGAGAGCAGACGTTTATTTAAGGGAAATGGAAAAATATTTACCTAAAATATACAAAAGCATGATGAGAATATATACTAATATAGATACAGAGAAAGAACAAAAAGTAATTAGAGAAGAATATGAAATAATAGAAGGAATTTCTGTAGATTTTGGTATTATGCAAAAGACCAGAAAAGCATATGTTATAAAAAGTAATTTCAAATGGGATGATATGGGAAGCTTCACTGCTCTTAGTAGATTTTTAAATAGTTGCAGAAATAACAGTATATGTGGCAATAGTTATTTAAAGGAAAGTGAAAATTGTTCTGTAATTGCAAAAGATAAATTAGTTATAGGATTTGGGATAAAAGATTTAGTTATAGTAGATGGTGGAGATGTATTACTTATAATGGATAAATATAAAGATCAAGAAATTAAGCATTTAGTACAAGAGCTAAAGGAAAATGAAAGCTTAAAAAAGTATATATAA
- the ileS gene encoding isoleucine--tRNA ligase yields MYNKIDSNKSFVQREKDIANLWEKNGVIEKSFNLNQDGEYFTFYDGPPTANGKPHVGHVLTRVMKDLIPRYKVMKGYKVLRKAGWDTHGLPVELEIEKKLGISGKPQIEEYGIEKFVTECKDSVFKYTSLWKQMSEKLGFWVDMDNPYITYDNNYIESVWWALKEMWKKELLYKGHRVTPYCPRCGTALSSHEVAQGYKDVKEATAFVKFKIKGEENKYFLAWTTTPWTLPSNLALAINKSYDYVEILNNGEHYILAKELLEKVIAGEYEVVKEFKGEEIVGVEYEQLFKFEVPEKKAFYVVHADYVTLTDGTGIVHTAPAYGDDDSKTGKKYDLPLINLVDSEGKFVDSVEPWKGMFVKKADPKILEYLKENGMLYKSEKFTHSYPHCWRCNTPLLYYPKDSWFVRMTSLRDDLVKNNNTINWYPDNIRTGRFGKFVENVIDWGISRDRYWGTPLPIWECECGHRECIGSVEELKEKGVNVPENIELHKPYIDAVKLNCPHCGKEMTRTNEVIDCWFDSGSMPFAQHHYPFENKEVFENTFPAQFISEAVDQTRGWFYTLLAISTALFGKSSYENCIVLGHVLDKHGVKMSKSKGNVVEPFDVLENEGADATRWHFYTASAPWLPTRFSEEDVKETQRKFLSTLWNVYSFYVLYADLDNFNPLEYKEFKSEHVMDKWILSKLNSLIKNVEEHLDNYRITQAALELEEFVDELSNWYVRRNRSRFWSTELTDDKIGAYTTLYTVLTTVIKVAAPFVPFVTEEMYQNLVINLDKDAKESIHLCKWPSYNEGVIDKDLEEKMDLAYKIVKLGRSARNSVNIKNRQPLQKMLVSTKELPEYYEDIIREELNTKEILSGADLSNYVNFEIKPNLPILGKKYGRFIPAIRKEISAMNQMELAQSINNGKSVFINVEGFEDQIELTAENLLVTMQGLEGFAFAGEGEIGVVLDTHITEELKEEGFLREILSKVQNMRKESGFEVADKINLYVSGNNTLNAIVKKYEDEIKAETLSVKVSYDENRDYIECKINGEDYNIAVEVVK; encoded by the coding sequence ATGTACAATAAAATTGATTCTAATAAGAGTTTTGTACAAAGAGAGAAAGATATAGCTAACCTTTGGGAAAAAAATGGTGTAATAGAAAAGAGTTTTAATTTAAACCAGGATGGGGAATATTTCACATTTTATGATGGACCACCAACAGCTAATGGAAAGCCACACGTAGGACACGTTCTTACAAGAGTAATGAAAGACCTTATTCCAAGATATAAGGTTATGAAAGGATATAAGGTTTTAAGAAAAGCTGGGTGGGATACACATGGTCTTCCAGTAGAACTTGAAATAGAAAAAAAGTTAGGTATATCAGGTAAACCACAAATAGAGGAATACGGTATAGAAAAATTTGTTACAGAGTGTAAAGATAGCGTATTTAAATATACAAGTCTTTGGAAACAAATGTCTGAAAAATTAGGATTCTGGGTGGATATGGATAATCCATATATAACTTATGATAATAACTATATAGAATCTGTATGGTGGGCATTAAAAGAAATGTGGAAAAAAGAACTTTTATATAAAGGTCATAGGGTAACACCATACTGTCCAAGATGTGGAACTGCATTATCTTCTCACGAAGTTGCTCAAGGATATAAGGATGTAAAAGAGGCAACAGCTTTTGTAAAATTTAAAATTAAAGGAGAAGAAAATAAATATTTTCTTGCTTGGACTACAACTCCTTGGACATTACCAAGTAACTTAGCCTTAGCAATAAACAAATCCTATGATTATGTAGAGATATTAAATAATGGGGAACATTATATACTAGCAAAAGAACTTTTAGAAAAAGTAATAGCGGGCGAATATGAAGTAGTTAAAGAATTTAAAGGGGAAGAAATAGTAGGTGTTGAATATGAACAACTATTTAAATTCGAAGTTCCTGAAAAGAAAGCTTTCTATGTAGTACATGCAGATTATGTAACTCTTACAGATGGTACTGGAATAGTGCATACAGCTCCAGCCTATGGAGATGATGATAGTAAAACAGGTAAAAAATATGATTTACCTTTAATAAACTTAGTTGATAGTGAAGGTAAATTTGTAGATTCAGTAGAGCCTTGGAAAGGAATGTTTGTAAAAAAAGCTGATCCTAAAATATTAGAATACTTAAAAGAAAATGGTATGCTTTATAAATCAGAAAAATTCACACATTCTTATCCACATTGTTGGAGATGTAATACGCCACTTTTATATTATCCAAAGGATAGTTGGTTTGTGAGAATGACATCTTTAAGAGATGATTTAGTGAAAAATAACAATACCATAAATTGGTATCCGGACAATATAAGAACAGGTAGATTTGGAAAGTTTGTAGAGAATGTAATAGATTGGGGTATTTCTAGAGATAGATATTGGGGTACACCTCTTCCAATATGGGAATGTGAATGTGGTCACAGAGAATGTATAGGAAGTGTAGAAGAATTAAAAGAAAAGGGAGTAAATGTTCCAGAAAACATAGAGCTTCATAAGCCATATATAGATGCAGTTAAATTAAATTGCCCACACTGTGGAAAGGAAATGACTAGAACAAATGAAGTTATAGACTGTTGGTTTGATTCAGGTTCTATGCCTTTTGCACAACATCATTATCCATTTGAAAATAAAGAAGTATTCGAAAATACATTTCCAGCTCAATTTATATCAGAAGCTGTAGACCAGACTAGGGGATGGTTTTATACATTACTTGCTATATCTACAGCATTATTTGGAAAGAGCTCTTATGAAAATTGTATAGTTTTAGGCCATGTACTAGATAAACATGGAGTTAAAATGTCAAAATCAAAAGGAAATGTAGTTGAGCCATTTGATGTATTAGAAAATGAAGGAGCGGATGCTACAAGATGGCATTTTTACACAGCTAGTGCACCATGGTTACCAACAAGATTTTCAGAAGAAGATGTAAAAGAAACTCAAAGGAAATTCTTAAGCACATTATGGAACGTATATTCATTCTACGTTTTATATGCGGATTTAGATAATTTTAATCCATTAGAATATAAGGAATTTAAATCAGAGCATGTAATGGATAAATGGATATTATCTAAACTTAATTCCTTAATTAAGAATGTAGAAGAACATTTAGATAATTATAGAATAACTCAAGCTGCATTGGAACTTGAAGAATTTGTAGATGAACTTTCAAATTGGTATGTAAGACGTAATAGATCAAGATTTTGGAGTACAGAACTTACAGATGATAAAATTGGAGCATATACAACATTATATACGGTTTTAACTACAGTAATAAAAGTAGCAGCACCATTTGTACCATTTGTTACAGAAGAAATGTATCAAAATCTAGTTATAAATTTAGATAAAGATGCAAAAGAAAGTATTCATTTGTGTAAATGGCCATCTTACAATGAAGGTGTTATAGATAAGGATTTAGAAGAAAAAATGGACTTAGCTTATAAAATAGTTAAGTTAGGACGTAGTGCCAGAAATTCAGTAAATATAAAGAACAGACAGCCTCTGCAAAAAATGTTAGTTAGTACAAAAGAGCTTCCAGAATACTATGAAGATATAATAAGAGAAGAACTTAATACAAAAGAAATTTTATCTGGAGCAGATCTTTCTAACTATGTTAACTTTGAAATAAAACCTAATTTACCTATACTAGGTAAAAAATATGGAAGATTTATACCTGCTATCAGAAAAGAAATAAGTGCTATGAATCAAATGGAATTAGCTCAAAGTATAAACAATGGTAAATCCGTATTCATAAATGTTGAAGGCTTTGAAGATCAAATAGAACTTACAGCAGAAAATTTACTTGTAACAATGCAGGGACTAGAAGGATTTGCTTTTGCTGGCGAAGGGGAAATAGGAGTAGTATTAGATACACATATTACAGAAGAATTAAAAGAAGAAGGTTTCTTAAGAGAAATACTTAGTAAAGTTCAAAATATGAGAAAAGAAAGTGGTTTTGAAGTAGCCGATAAAATTAATTTATATGTATCAGGAAACAATACTTTAAATGCTATAGTTAAAAAATATGAAGATGAAATAAAAGCAGAAACTTTATCAGTAAAAGTTAGTTATGATGAAAATAGAGATTATATTGAATGTAAAATAAACGGAGAAGATTATAATATAGCAGTGGAAGTTGTTAAATAG
- the larC gene encoding nickel pincer cofactor biosynthesis protein LarC — MRKILYYDCFSGISGDMNLGALIDLGVDKDHLLKELAKLNINDEFEIKINKDSRKGISGTKVDVILKNSYDHNHEHEHNHECEHRHEHNHQNDHNHEHGHNHDHNHRNLININKIIDNSELKNNVKKISKDIFLEVAKAEGKVHNKPLEEVHFHEVGATDSIVDIVGAAICLDYLKVDKVLCSKVQVGSGFVKCAHGTMPVPAPATAEILKDIPMVSSEEIPFEATTPTGAAIVASTVYKFTQNKNFHIEKVGYGIGGKDLSDIPNVLRIFLAENKEQEGNDIEQEEALVLECNIDDMNSEIYEYVINKLLNEGASDAYITPIIMKKTRPAAKLTVLCENKLENIMKEIMFKETTTLGIRKYSVEKSMLKRKVEKVNTIYGEVSVKKSYLKGQVLNSKPEYEDCKKIALENNISIKEVYEAVNKHKE, encoded by the coding sequence ATGAGAAAAATATTGTATTATGACTGTTTTTCAGGAATAAGTGGGGATATGAATTTAGGGGCTTTAATAGATTTAGGTGTAGATAAGGATCATCTATTAAAAGAATTAGCTAAGCTTAATATTAATGATGAATTTGAAATTAAAATAAATAAGGATTCTAGAAAAGGAATATCAGGAACAAAAGTTGATGTTATATTAAAAAATTCATATGATCATAATCATGAACACGAACACAACCATGAATGTGAACATAGGCATGAACACAACCATCAGAATGATCATAATCATGAACATGGACATAATCATGATCATAATCACAGAAATTTGATAAATATAAATAAAATAATAGATAATAGTGAGCTAAAGAATAATGTTAAAAAGATTAGCAAGGATATATTTTTAGAGGTAGCGAAAGCTGAAGGAAAGGTGCATAATAAACCTTTAGAAGAAGTTCATTTTCATGAAGTTGGTGCAACAGATTCCATAGTAGATATAGTTGGTGCTGCTATATGCTTAGATTATTTAAAAGTAGATAAAGTATTGTGTTCAAAGGTTCAAGTAGGATCTGGATTTGTAAAATGCGCCCATGGAACAATGCCAGTTCCAGCACCGGCTACGGCAGAAATATTAAAAGATATACCAATGGTATCTTCAGAAGAAATACCTTTTGAAGCAACTACTCCTACAGGAGCGGCTATAGTGGCTTCTACAGTATATAAATTTACACAAAATAAAAATTTTCATATTGAAAAAGTTGGATATGGGATAGGTGGAAAAGATTTATCAGATATACCCAATGTATTAAGGATTTTTTTAGCAGAAAATAAAGAACAAGAAGGAAATGATATTGAGCAAGAAGAAGCTTTAGTATTAGAGTGCAATATAGATGATATGAATTCTGAGATTTATGAATATGTAATTAACAAGTTACTTAATGAAGGAGCATCAGATGCTTATATTACACCAATAATAATGAAAAAAACTAGACCAGCTGCTAAATTAACGGTTTTATGTGAAAATAAATTAGAAAATATTATGAAAGAAATTATGTTTAAAGAAACTACTACCTTAGGAATAAGAAAATACTCTGTAGAAAAGTCTATGCTAAAGAGAAAGGTAGAAAAAGTAAACACTATATATGGAGAGGTCTCTGTAAAAAAATCCTATTTAAAAGGTCAGGTATTAAATAGTAAACCAGAATATGAGGATTGTAAAAAAATTGCATTAGAAAACAACATATCCATAAAAGAAGTTTATGAGGCAGTTAATAAACATAAGGAGTAA